The sequence TCATGACGGCAGCCCCCCCGATGGCAAACCGACCCGGCGGCGCAGCTCCGGGTCGCGGATGGTGAGCTCCCGGCCGACCAGGTCCTGCGCCTCGGGCCCGCACAGCCAGGCGATGACCCGGGCCGGATGCTCCGGCGGGGCATGCGCCTCGCGCGGCATTTGGCTGACCGGGTTGATGCCGGAGGCGCGGATCTCGCCCTGCATACGGGTGTCGACGGTGCCCGGGCGGAAGCCGAAGGCGCGGATGCCCTGGCCGCCATATTCCAGGTGCAGCGACCGGGCCAGCATCGCCAGCCCGGCCTTGCCGGCGCAATACGCGCTCCAGCCCTCATAGGCGTTCTCGGCGGCGCCGGAGCTGACATTGACCACGGTGCCGCCGCCGCGCGCCACCAGGCCGGGCAGCACCGCGCGCAGCACGGCGTAGGCGCCGAGCAGGTTGACCGTGACGTTGCGGGCCCAGTCGGCGGGATCGCAGTCGAGCAGCCGCCCGATCGGCCCGACCATGCCGGCGTTGTTGACCAGGATGGTCGGGGCGCCCAGCGCCTCGGCCGCCTGCCGCACCAGCGTGCCGGCCCAGGCGACGTCGCCGATGTCGCCGGCGATGGCGACGGCCCGGCCGCCGGCGTCGCGCAGCTCGCGGGCGAGGCCATCGATCTCCCCGGCCGAGCGGGCGGTCAGCGCCACCGCCGCCCCCCGGGCCGCCAGCGCCCGCGCCGCCGCGGCGCCGATGCCGCGGCTGGCCCCGGTGACCAGGGCCACCTCCCCGTCCAGGCGGAACGCGTCAGCTTCGGTCATGGTCGTGCATCCCTTCTTCGTCTCGCACAGTCTATCCCGGACGCTCACCCCTGCCACGCCCGGCCCTCGAGGACCCGGAACGACAGCACCCGCCGCACCCGCTCCTCGACCGTGGTGTCGCCCTCGATGCGCAGCACCGGGCAGGGCAGCCGGGCCAGCCAGGCCTCGTGCGCCTCGCGGTTGCGGCCGACCCGGGTGCCGACATCGTAGGCCTCCGCCCAGTCGAGGAAGGCGTGGTGGATCGCGTGCATCTTCCCGCCGGGGGCCAGCGCCGCGGCGCCGTAGCGCTCGACCTCGCGGGCCCGCAGCCGCGCCATCCGCAGCGCCGGCGGAATGGCGAGGAAGACCACCAGGTCGAATCGCGGGATCAGCGGGTCGCCCCAGCTGATCAGCGAGCCGGTCAGCACCCAGCGATCGGCCCGGGCGAACGCCTGCTCCAGCAGGGCCAGCCGCTCGGGAACCGGCCGCTTCTCCTGGAACGGCGGATCGGTCGGCAGCCAGTAGACATCGTCGGTGTCCAGGTGCAGCGCACCGGTCCCGGCGGCCAGCGCCAGGCCCAACGTCGTGGTGCCGGATCCGGATGCGCCGGTGATGTGGATGCGCCTGGGCGCCATGATCGCCTCCGTCCCCCGCCGTCTGCCTTGCACATAGCGCAGCGGCATGGTGTTGTCGCCCCGCCTTTCCCGCCGCCTTCTTCTGCCCGGGCCTGCCATGCTGGTGATCTTCGACTGCGACGGCGTGCTGATCGATTCGGAAGTGATCTTCTGCGCCATCGATTCCGAGGCGCTGGCCCGGCTGGGCCACGCGGTGGCGCCGAGCGAGATCGCCCGGCGGTTCTGCGGCACGCCGCACCACGTGGCTTGGAGCACGCTGGCGGCGGAGCTGGGCTTCACCGTCGAGGAGCGGATGATCGAGGAGATCCGGGCGGAGAGCGCCCGGCGCTTCGTCACCGAGCTGCGCGCCATTCCCGGCGCCGCCGAGGCGGTCGCGGCCGCCGCAGGCCTGGGCCACCCGGCCTGCGTCGCCTCCTCCACCGGCCTGCCGAACCTGCGCCGCAACCTGGAGATCGCCGGGCTGCTGCCGCGGCTCGACCCGCATGTGTTCTCGGCCAGCCAGGTGGCGCGCGGCAAGCCGGCGCCGGACGTCTTCCTCTACGCCGCCTCGCAGATGGGCGCCGACCCGGCGGACTGCCTGGTGATCGAGGATTCAATCCACGGCGTCACCGCCGCCCGCCGGGCCGGCATGAAGGTGGTCGGCTTCACCGGCGGCGGCCATGCCGACCCCGAGCTGGGGCAGCGCCTGAGGGCGGCCGGCGCCGGCCGGACCTTCGCGACGATGCCCGAGATCGCGGACTGGCTGGCGGCGGGGGCCCCGCCGCCGCGCTACAACCTGGGCGAGGTGCTCAAACCAGCGCCCGGAGCTGGCGCGCCAGGTCCGCGACGCCCGGCGCCACGGCGGTGACCGGGCCGCTCTGCGCCCCGCTCTCGATGAAATCGTCGGTGACGCCGCCCGCCTCGCGCACCAGCACCAGCCCGGCCAGCACGTCCCAGGCGTTGATGGGGGCGGCGGAGAAGCCGTCGACCCGGCCGTCGGCCGTATAGGCCAGCAGCAGGGCCGAGGAGCCGATCCGCCGGTACTCCGCGCCGTGCGACAGGAGGTGGTCGATCTGGCGGACATGCGCGTCGACCTTCCGGCCCGGCGCATAGCCGACACCGATCACCGCCGCCTCCGGCCGGGCGGCGGCGTTGACCGCGATCGGCGTGCCGTTGCGGGTGGCCCCCTGCCCCGCCACGGCGCTGTACAGCTCGTCATGCACCGGGTCGTAGATCACGCCCAGCGCCGGCTTGCCGTCGACGGTGGCACCGATCGAGACGCACCAGATCGGCCGACCGCGCATGAAGTTCGCGGTGCCGTCGATCGGGTCCAGCCCCCAGACGATGCGGGCGCCCTGCCGGTCCAGCCCGAACTCCTCCCCCAGCACGGCGTGGTCGGGGAAGATCTCGCGCAGCCGGCCGCGGATCAGGGTCTCGACCGCCTTGTCGACCGCGGTGACGAAATCCTGCGGCCCCTTGGCCTCGACCGCGAGGTCCCGGCGCTCGGCCAACTGGGCCAGGGCCAGGCGGCCGCCGGCCCGGGCCAGGGCCTCGGCCACGATCCGCATCAGGGCGAGGGTCTGTTGGTCGCTCACCGCGCACTCCTGTCACTTCGGAAGGCCGGGATCATCCGGGACCCGGCCCCTCCTCGACAACCGTGTAGTGGTGGACCCTGCCATCGAACCGGGTCAGCGCCGCGACGGCGGCCGGCTCGACCACCGCCTGCTCCGGATCGTCGCCGGCGAAGGCGCGGATCGCGTCCAACGACTCCCAGCGCGTCAGCACCATGAACTCGATCTCGTCCGGCCGGTCCCGGCGCAGCAGCGAGGCGCCCCGGAAGCCGGCGATGCCGCGCAGCGCCGGCAGCACCGCGCCGCGGAAATGCTCGGGATAGGCCGACGGGTTGGACGAGGCGGCATAGCCGCGCCAGATTCGGACGATCATCTCCGGCCTCCTTCAGCCATCCAGCTCGAACAGCTCCGGCCGCCGCTGCGCGATCGGGCCGAGCGACGACAGGATCTCGCGCAGGTGCCGGCGCATCGCCGCCTCGGCGGCGTCGGGGTCGTGCGCCCGCAGCCCGGCCACGATCTCCTCATGCTGCGAAATCAGCATCTCCAGCGGCGAGACGTCGGGCAGGCTGAGATAGCGCACCCGGTCCATCTGCGCCTTCATGTGCTCGATCGTGCTCCAGGCCGGCAGGCAGTCGATCGCCTCGATGATCAGGCGGTGGAAGCCTTCGTCCAGCGCCAGGAAGCCGGCATGGTCGTGCCGCCGGGCGGCATCGCGCTGGGCTTCCAGGTTGCCCTCCAGCCGCCGCAGGGCGCGGTCGTCGATGCTCTCGGCGGCAAGCCGGACCACCGCGGCCTCCACCGCCTCGCGGATGAAGCGGCCCTGTTCGACCTGCCGCCTCGAGATCTTGCGCACCCGGGTGCCCCGCTGCGGCAGCACCTGCAGCAGCCCGGCCTCGACCAGCTTGATGAAGGCCTCGCGCACCGGCTGGCGCGACACGCCGAACATCTCCGACCCGTCCTTCTCGGACAGCGCCGTGCCGGGCGGCAGCAGGCCGGTGATGATCGCCTGGCGCAGCCCCTCATAGACCTGCCGGCCGATCGGCCCCTCGCCGCTGAGCGGGATGCTTCGCGGCAGGGTCTCGGCCTCCTGCGCCCTTCGTCGTCCGGCCATCGTTCCTCCCGTTCCGGTTCGTTGTGCCCCCAGCATACAGGGGATCAGCCGACCCGCCAGAGGATGTTCGCCATACTTGTATGGTGATTCAAGTTGCGCTATGGATCGCATCGCTTCCCGCTGCGAGAACGCGGCGATGGGCAAGCCACCGGGAGAGAACGCGCCATGAAGATCGTCCGCGCCGATGTCATCGTCACCTGCCCCGGGCGCAACTTCGTCACGCTGAAGCTGGTCACGGACGAGGGCGTCCACGGCATCGGCGACGCCACGCTAAACGGGCGCGAGCTGGCGGTGGCCAGCTATCTCCGCGACCATGTCTGCCCTCTCCTGGTCGGGCGCGACCCGCACCGCATCGAGGACATCTGGCAGTACCTGTACAAGGGCGCCTATTGGCGCCGCGGCCCGGTGACGATGAGCGCGATCGCCGCCGTCGACATGGCGCTGTGGGACATCAAGGCGAAGGTCGCCGGGCTGCCGCTGTACCAGCTGCTGGGCGGCGCCTCGCGCGAGGGCGTGATGGTCTACAGCCACGCCACCGGCCGCGACATTCCGGAGGCGCTGGACCGCTTCGCCGCCTATCAGGAGAAGGGCTACAAGGCGATCCGCGTGCAGTGCGGCGTGCCCGGCATGGCCTCGGTCTACGGCGTCAGCAAGGGCGGCGACGCCTATGAGCCGGCGACCAAGGGCTGGCCCGAGGAGCAGCCCTGGTCGACCGAGAAGTACCTGAACTTCGTGCCCGAGCTGTTCGAGGCGGTGCGTGCGACCTTCGGCTTCGACACCCATCTGCTGCACGACATCCACCACCGGCTGACGCCGATCGAGGCGGCGCGGCTGGGCAAGGCGGTCGAGCCCTACGCCCTGTTCTGGCTGGAGGACCCGACCCCGGCGGAGAACCAGGAAGGCTTCCGGCTGATCCGGCAGCACACCACCACCCCGATAGCGGTCGGCGAGGTGCTGAACAGCATCTGGGATTGCAAGCTGCTGATCGAGGAGCAGCTGATCGACTACATCCGCACCACGCTGACCCATGCCGGCGGCATCACCCATCTGCGCCGGATCGCCGATTTCGCCGCCCTGCACCATGTGCGCACCGGCTGCCACGGCCCGTCGGACCTGTCGCCGGTGTGCATGGGCGCGGCGCTGCATTTCGACCTGTGGGTGCCGAATTTCGGCGTCCAGGAATACATGGGCTATCCCGAGCCGGCGCTGGAGGTGTTCCCGCACGCCTGGTCGTTCCAGGACGGATACATGCATCCCGGCGAGGCGCCCGGCCACGGCGTCGACATCGACGAGGATCTCGCCGCCCGCTTCCCCTACGAGCCGGCCTATCTGCCGGTGGCGCGGCTCGAGGACGGCACGCTGACCAGCTGGTGACGCGGCAACCGCGATCGAAGAGGCCGAGGACGGCCCGGACGGGAGGAGAGGATGGAAGGGCAGCAGAACACCACGTCACCGGCGATGATGCGGCGGATCGCGATCGCGTCCTGCATCGGCACGACGGTCGAGTGGTACGATTTCTTCATCTACGCCACCGCCTCGGCGCTTGTGTTCAACAAGCTGTTTTTCACCAGCATCGATCCGTTGGCAGGGTCCCTGGCGGCGCTCGGCACCTATGCCGCCGGCTTCTTCACCCGGCCGCTGGGCGGCCTCTTGTTCGGCGCCATCGGCGACCGCTACGGCCGCAAGCAGGCGCTGGTCATCACCCTGCTGATCGTCGGCATCGCCACCTTCGTCATCGGGCTGATGCCGACCTATGCCGAGATCGGCATCTGGGCGCCGCTGGCCCTGCTGTTCATCCGCCTGCTGCACGGCTTCGGCATCGGCGGCGAGCAGGGCAACGCCATCCTGATCATGTGCGAGCACGCGCCGTCGCGCGCCCGCGGCTTCTTCGGATCCTGGGTGCAGATCGGCGCGCCGGCCGGCTTCGTGCTGCCGCTCGGCATCTTCGCGCTCTTGACCTCGACCCTGTCGGAGGAGGCATTCCTGAGCTGGGGCTGGCGCATCCCCTTCCTGCTCAGCATCCTGCTGGTCGGCATTGGCATGTACATCCGCCTGCAGCTGACCGAATCGCCGCTGTTCCTGGAGATGCGGAAGCGCCGGGCCGAGGATGCGCATCCGCTGGTCGAGGTGGTGCGCAGCCAGCCGCGGGAGCTGATCCTGGGCTGCGGCAGCAAGCTGGCCGAGAGCATCGCCTTCACCAGCTTCGCCGTGCTGATCGCCGCCTACGCCACCAGCCGCGGCATCGACCGGCCGACCATGACCACGGCGATGCTGATCGCCATCCTGCTGGAGCTGGTGACCCTGCCGCTGTTCGGCGCGCTGTCGGACCGGATCGGCCGCAAGTCGGTCTACCTGTTCGGCGCCGCCGTCGTCCTCGTCGCGACCTTCCCCGTTTTCGGCCTGGTCTATGCCCGGATGGACGGGCTGGTCTGGCTGGGCCTGATCGCCGCGCTCGCCATCGGCCACAGCGCCATGTACGGACCGCAGGCGGCGTTCTATTCCGAGCTGTTCCCGACCAAGGTGCGGGCCAGCGGCGTGTCCTTCGTGCAGCAGATCGGCGCGCTGATCGGGTCTGCCGGCACGCTGGCGGCGGGCTGGCTGCTGGAGATCGGCGACGGCACGCCCTGGTATCTGTGCGCCTATATCGCCCTGGGCTGCGTCATCACCCTGCTCTGCGCCCGGGCGCTGCCCGAGACGGCGCCACGCCTGTCCCGCACCGGGGACCTGATCGGCGGCCCCGCCGCCGCCCATTCCTGACCCAGGAGACGCCCATGTTCGCCGCCGTGCTGCACCAGGCCAAGGATCTGCGGATCGAGGATCGCGAGCCGCCGAGCGTCGCCCCCGGCGAGGTCAAGGTGCGGTTCCGCGCCGGCGGCATCTGCGGTTCCGACCTTGCCTACTACTCCAAGGGCAAGACCGGCGACTTCTATCTGCGCGAGCCGCTGATCCTCGGCCACGAGATGGCCGGCGAGGTCGCCGAGGTGGCGCCGGACGTCGAGGGCCTGTCGGTCGGCCAGCCGGTCGCGGTGAACCCGAGCCGGGCCTGCGGCCGCTGCGAGTACTGCATGGCCGGGCTGGAGAACCAGTGCCTGAACATGCGGTTCCTGGGCAGCGCCTCGATCTTCCCGCACATGCAGGGCGCCTTCCGCGAATACCTGACCGTGCCGGCCCGGCAATGCGTCCCGGTGCCGGAGCATGTCAGCTTCGCCGAGGCCTCGATGGCCGAGCCGCTGGCGGTGTCGCTGCACGCCGTGCGCCGCGCCGGCCCGATCCTGGGCGAGGACGTGCTGATCGTCGGCTGCGGCCCGATCGGCGCCCTGGTGCTGCTGGTCGCCCGCCAGGCCGGCGCCCGCCGCATCACCGTGGTCGACCTGGCCGAGAAGGCGCGCGAGACGGCGCTGGGCCTGGGCGCCGACGAGGCGGTCGATGCCCGGGACGAGGAGCGGATCGCGGCCTGGAGCCGGAACCGCGGCCGCTTCGGCGTGACGATCGAGGCCTCGGGCGCCCCGGCCGGCCTCGACACTGCGTTGCGCGCCGCCCGCGCCCGCGGCCGGGTGGTCCAGCTCGGCAACCTGCCGAGCGGCCAGTCGCCGGTCTCGGCCAACCTGGTGATGGCGAAGGAGCTGGAGTATCGCGGCTCCTTCCGCTTCGCCGAGGAATACGCGCTGGCGGTGGAGATGATCGCCGGCCGGCGGATCGACCTGACGCCGCTGATGACCCACCGCTTCCCGGTCCGCAACGCGGACCAGGCCTTCCAGGTCGCCCTCGACCGCAACCAGTCGATGAAGGTCCATCTCCTGGACCTCTGAGCGGCCACCAAGCCGCCCCCGCAAGCGGAAGGACCACCATGTTCAGAAGCGTTCGCTGGCTGATCGTCGGCCTGCTGTTCATCGCCGGCATGATCAACTATCTCGACCGCTCGGCGCTGTCGATCGCGGCGCCGCTGATCCAGCAGGATCTCGGCCTGGACCACGCCCAGATGGGCGTGATCTTCAGCAGCTTCTTCGCCGGATACGCCGTGTTCAACTTCATCGGCGGCTGGCTGTCGGACCGGATCGGGCCGAAGGCCGTCTTCAGCGGCGCCATGGGGCTGTGGTCGCTGTTCTGCGGCCTGACCGCGGTCGCCACCGGCTTCGTCTCGATGATCGTGCTGCGCGTGCTGTTCGGCGTCGGCGAAGGGCCGCTGAGCTCGACCATGAGCAAGACGGTCAGCAACTGGTTCCCGCGGCGCGAGGCGGCGACGGCGATCGGCATCGTCAATTCCGGCACGCCCCTGGGCGGCGCCGTGGCCGGCCCGATCGTCGGCTATCTGGCGCTGGCCTTCGGCTGGCGGCTGGCCTTCGTCATCATCATGCTGCTCGGCTTCGTCTGGCTGGTGTTCTGGCTGCGGATGTCGACCGACCGCCCCAGCCAGCATCCGCGCATCAGCGACGCCGAGCGCCGGCTGATCGAGGAGGGCCAGGCGCAGATCGATCCGGCAGCGCAGCTGCCGGCGCAGGGGCTGGGCTTCTACCTGCGCCAGCCGATCGTGCTGGCCACCGCCTTCGCCTTCTTCACCTACAACTACGTGCTGTTCTTCTTCCTGACCTGGTTCCCGAGCTACCTGACCGAGGTGCACAAGCTCGGCATCAAGGACATGAGCCTGGCCACGGTGATCCCCTGGGTGCTGGGCTTCCTGGGCCTGGCGCTGGGCGGCTTCGTCTCAGACCGCATCTTCCGGCTGACCGGCCGGGCGCTGCTGTCGCGCAAGCTGGTGCTGATCGGCGGGCTCGGCGTCGCCGCGGTGGGCGTCGCCCTGGCCGGCGACGTGGCCGATGTCAGCAGCGCGGTGGCGCTGATGTCGGTGTCGATCTTCGGCCTCTACCTCACCGGGTCGATCTACTGGGCGGTGATCCAGGACGCGGTGCGCGGCGAGAATGTCGGCGGCGTCGGCGGCTTCATCCACTTCCTGGCCAATCTCGCCGGCATCATCGGCCCGGCGGTGACCGGCTTCATCGTCCAGGCCACCGGCGGCGTCTACACCAGCGCCTTCGTGCTGGCCGGCGGTCTGGCCGTGCTCGGCGCCCTGGCGTCGCTGGTCTTCATCCGCGAGCCGCGCGGCCGGGCGGCCGGAGTCGCGGCGGCCGAGTAGGCGTCGCTTCGACCGAGGCCGAAGCGTCTTCGGCCTCCGGACCGGATCGGCCGGCTATGATGACGGCCACTCCAGCCGAGGGACCGATCATGCAGCCGCCGTGCGATCCCGTCGCCGCCGTGACCCATCCCGATCCCTACCCCTACTACGCCGGACTGCGGCGGCGGCCCTTCCAGCATGACGAGGCCCTCGGCCTCTGGGTCGCGGCGGACGCCGAGGCTGCGGCAGCGGTGCTGGCCAACCCCGCCTGCCGGGTCCGGCCGCCGGCCGAGCCAATTCCGCGGCCGCTGCTGGGCAGCGCCGTCGGCGACCTGTTCGGCCGGCTGGTGCGGATGACCGACGGCGACGCCCAGGCCTACGCCAAGCGGGCCGTCGCGGCGGCGCTGGACGTCCCGCCCGAGATCGTCCTGGCCGAGGCCCGGCGCCGAGCCGCCGCCCTGGCCGACAATCGCGCCGGCCTCGACGCGTTCCTCTTCGCCCTGCCGACGCATGTGGTCGGCGCGCTTTTGGGCTTCGCCGCGAACCGGCTGCCCGAGGTCGCCGACCGGATGCGCGACGTTGTCGCCGCCATCGCTCCGGACGCTACCTTCGAGGAGATCCGGCGCGGACACGAAGCGGCCGCGAGGATGGTCGCCCTGACCGAGACCGTGATCGGATCTGCCGGAGACGGTCTCGCCCGGCGCCTGCGCGACGTGGCGGAGCGGGAAGGCGGCATCGACCCGGTTGCGGTCACCGCCAATGCCGTCGGCTTCCTGTTCCAGGCGCGCGACGCCGGGGCCGGGCTGCTCGGCAATGCCGTCGCGGCGCTCGGCGCCCGTCCCGAGCTGCGCCGCAAGGCCATGTCCGATCGAGGGCTGTTGCCAGGCCTGGTGCAGGAGGTGCTGCGCTGCGACCCGCCGGCCCAGAACACC comes from Inquilinus sp. Marseille-Q2685 and encodes:
- a CDS encoding MFS transporter, encoding MFRSVRWLIVGLLFIAGMINYLDRSALSIAAPLIQQDLGLDHAQMGVIFSSFFAGYAVFNFIGGWLSDRIGPKAVFSGAMGLWSLFCGLTAVATGFVSMIVLRVLFGVGEGPLSSTMSKTVSNWFPRREAATAIGIVNSGTPLGGAVAGPIVGYLALAFGWRLAFVIIMLLGFVWLVFWLRMSTDRPSQHPRISDAERRLIEEGQAQIDPAAQLPAQGLGFYLRQPIVLATAFAFFTYNYVLFFFLTWFPSYLTEVHKLGIKDMSLATVIPWVLGFLGLALGGFVSDRIFRLTGRALLSRKLVLIGGLGVAAVGVALAGDVADVSSAVALMSVSIFGLYLTGSIYWAVIQDAVRGENVGGVGGFIHFLANLAGIIGPAVTGFIVQATGGVYTSAFVLAGGLAVLGALASLVFIREPRGRAAGVAAAE
- a CDS encoding cytochrome P450 yields the protein MQPPCDPVAAVTHPDPYPYYAGLRRRPFQHDEALGLWVAADAEAAAAVLANPACRVRPPAEPIPRPLLGSAVGDLFGRLVRMTDGDAQAYAKRAVAAALDVPPEIVLAEARRRAAALADNRAGLDAFLFALPTHVVGALLGFAANRLPEVADRMRDVVAAIAPDATFEEIRRGHEAAARMVALTETVIGSAGDGLARRLRDVAEREGGIDPVAVTANAVGFLFQARDAGAGLLGNAVAALGARPELRRKAMSDRGLLPGLVQEVLRCDPPAQNTRRFVAEDTEIAGRTLRAGDAVLVVLAAANRDPALNPDPDRFDPARPDRRSLSFGHGRHACPGDAIAAAIAEVGLDALLDRLPDWPERPAGYRPSPNIRIPRFS
- a CDS encoding MFS transporter → MEGQQNTTSPAMMRRIAIASCIGTTVEWYDFFIYATASALVFNKLFFTSIDPLAGSLAALGTYAAGFFTRPLGGLLFGAIGDRYGRKQALVITLLIVGIATFVIGLMPTYAEIGIWAPLALLFIRLLHGFGIGGEQGNAILIMCEHAPSRARGFFGSWVQIGAPAGFVLPLGIFALLTSTLSEEAFLSWGWRIPFLLSILLVGIGMYIRLQLTESPLFLEMRKRRAEDAHPLVEVVRSQPRELILGCGSKLAESIAFTSFAVLIAAYATSRGIDRPTMTTAMLIAILLELVTLPLFGALSDRIGRKSVYLFGAAVVLVATFPVFGLVYARMDGLVWLGLIAALAIGHSAMYGPQAAFYSELFPTKVRASGVSFVQQIGALIGSAGTLAAGWLLEIGDGTPWYLCAYIALGCVITLLCARALPETAPRLSRTGDLIGGPAAAHS
- a CDS encoding antibiotic biosynthesis monooxygenase, producing MIVRIWRGYAASSNPSAYPEHFRGAVLPALRGIAGFRGASLLRRDRPDEIEFMVLTRWESLDAIRAFAGDDPEQAVVEPAAVAALTRFDGRVHHYTVVEEGPGPG
- the manD gene encoding D-mannonate dehydratase ManD, whose protein sequence is MKIVRADVIVTCPGRNFVTLKLVTDEGVHGIGDATLNGRELAVASYLRDHVCPLLVGRDPHRIEDIWQYLYKGAYWRRGPVTMSAIAAVDMALWDIKAKVAGLPLYQLLGGASREGVMVYSHATGRDIPEALDRFAAYQEKGYKAIRVQCGVPGMASVYGVSKGGDAYEPATKGWPEEQPWSTEKYLNFVPELFEAVRATFGFDTHLLHDIHHRLTPIEAARLGKAVEPYALFWLEDPTPAENQEGFRLIRQHTTTPIAVGEVLNSIWDCKLLIEEQLIDYIRTTLTHAGGITHLRRIADFAALHHVRTGCHGPSDLSPVCMGAALHFDLWVPNFGVQEYMGYPEPALEVFPHAWSFQDGYMHPGEAPGHGVDIDEDLAARFPYEPAYLPVARLEDGTLTSW
- a CDS encoding GntR family transcriptional regulator — encoded protein: MAGRRRAQEAETLPRSIPLSGEGPIGRQVYEGLRQAIITGLLPPGTALSEKDGSEMFGVSRQPVREAFIKLVEAGLLQVLPQRGTRVRKISRRQVEQGRFIREAVEAAVVRLAAESIDDRALRRLEGNLEAQRDAARRHDHAGFLALDEGFHRLIIEAIDCLPAWSTIEHMKAQMDRVRYLSLPDVSPLEMLISQHEEIVAGLRAHDPDAAEAAMRRHLREILSSLGPIAQRRPELFELDG
- a CDS encoding L-idonate 5-dehydrogenase; translation: MFAAVLHQAKDLRIEDREPPSVAPGEVKVRFRAGGICGSDLAYYSKGKTGDFYLREPLILGHEMAGEVAEVAPDVEGLSVGQPVAVNPSRACGRCEYCMAGLENQCLNMRFLGSASIFPHMQGAFREYLTVPARQCVPVPEHVSFAEASMAEPLAVSLHAVRRAGPILGEDVLIVGCGPIGALVLLVARQAGARRITVVDLAEKARETALGLGADEAVDARDEERIAAWSRNRGRFGVTIEASGAPAGLDTALRAARARGRVVQLGNLPSGQSPVSANLVMAKELEYRGSFRFAEEYALAVEMIAGRRIDLTPLMTHRFPVRNADQAFQVALDRNQSMKVHLLDL
- a CDS encoding inositol monophosphatase; protein product: MSDQQTLALMRIVAEALARAGGRLALAQLAERRDLAVEAKGPQDFVTAVDKAVETLIRGRLREIFPDHAVLGEEFGLDRQGARIVWGLDPIDGTANFMRGRPIWCVSIGATVDGKPALGVIYDPVHDELYSAVAGQGATRNGTPIAVNAAARPEAAVIGVGYAPGRKVDAHVRQIDHLLSHGAEYRRIGSSALLLAYTADGRVDGFSAAPINAWDVLAGLVLVREAGGVTDDFIESGAQSGPVTAVAPGVADLARQLRALV
- a CDS encoding HAD family phosphatase, with the protein product MLVIFDCDGVLIDSEVIFCAIDSEALARLGHAVAPSEIARRFCGTPHHVAWSTLAAELGFTVEERMIEEIRAESARRFVTELRAIPGAAEAVAAAAGLGHPACVASSTGLPNLRRNLEIAGLLPRLDPHVFSASQVARGKPAPDVFLYAASQMGADPADCLVIEDSIHGVTAARRAGMKVVGFTGGGHADPELGQRLRAAGAGRTFATMPEIADWLAAGAPPPRYNLGEVLKPAPGAGAPGPRRPAPRR
- a CDS encoding SDR family NAD(P)-dependent oxidoreductase: MTEADAFRLDGEVALVTGASRGIGAAAARALAARGAAVALTARSAGEIDGLARELRDAGGRAVAIAGDIGDVAWAGTLVRQAAEALGAPTILVNNAGMVGPIGRLLDCDPADWARNVTVNLLGAYAVLRAVLPGLVARGGGTVVNVSSGAAENAYEGWSAYCAGKAGLAMLARSLHLEYGGQGIRAFGFRPGTVDTRMQGEIRASGINPVSQMPREAHAPPEHPARVIAWLCGPEAQDLVGRELTIRDPELRRRVGLPSGGLPS